One Vitis vinifera cultivar Pinot Noir 40024 chromosome 8, ASM3070453v1 genomic window carries:
- the LOC100244992 gene encoding protein DETOXIFICATION 21: MEGEMKKKLLNKEDKPGGEVEVEEEGQQQIKEKVWGETKRLWIVAGPAIFTRFSTFGINIISQAFIGHIGPTELAAYALVITVLLRFANGILLGMASALETLCGQSYGAKQYQMLGIYLQRSWLVLGVTSLFLLPVFIFTTPILKALGQEEEIAEVAGYVSLWLIPAMFAFIVSFTCQFYLQAQSKNMIIAYLAAFSLTIHVFLSWLLVVKYQLGLPGALLSTVLAYWIPNIGQLMFILCGGCPETWKGFSSLAFKDLCPIIKLSLSSGVMVCLELWYNTVLILLTGNLKNARVAIDALSICININGWEMMISLGFMAAASVRISNELGRGSSKAAKFSIVTTVITSFSIGFVLFIFFLFLRGRLAYIFTDSQDVAKAVADLSPLLACSILLNSVQPVLSGVAVGAGWQSIVAYVNIASYYLIGIPIGAVLGYILHLQVKGVWIGMLIGTFLQTVVLVIITYRTDWEKQVSIARARISKWTVKDFSDAGANAQDA, encoded by the exons ATGGAGGGAGAGATGAAGAAGAAGCTGCTGAACAAGGAGGACAAACCAGGAGGAGAAGtggaagttgaagaagaagggCAGCAGCAGATCAAGGAGAAGGTTTGGGGAGAGACAAAGAGGCTTTGGATTGTTGCAGGGCCCGCTATCTTCACTAGATTTTCGACGTTCGGCATAAACATCATCAGCCAGGCGTTCATCGGCCATATCGGCCCGACTGAGCTTGCTGCATATGCCCTTGTTATCACTGTCCTCTTGAGGTTTGCTAATGGCATCCTG TTGGGCATGGCGAGTGCCTTGGAAACTCTATGTGGACAATCCTATGGTGCAAAGCAGTATCAAATGCTAGGCATATATCTTCAAAGATCATGGCTAGTCTTGGGCGTAACATCACTCTTTCTTCTCCCAGTGTTCATTTTCACCACCCCGATTTTGAAGGCTTTAGGCCAGGAAGAGGAGATTGCAGAAGTTGCTGGATACGTTTCTCTGTGGCTAATCCCGGCTATGTTTGCCTTCATTGTGTCCTTCACCTGCCAATTTTACCTACAAGCGCAGAGCAAGAACATGATAATAGCCTATTTGGCAGCATTTTCCCTCACTATCCATGTGTTTCTCTCCTGGCTTTTAGTAGTAAAGTACCAGCTTGGACTCCCTGGTGCATTGTTGTCCACAGTCCTGGCGTATTGGATCCCGAATATCGGTCAACTCATGTTTATTTTGTGTGGAGGATGTCCTGAAACTTGGAAGGGTTTCTCATCCTTGGCTTTCAAGGATCTCTGCCCTATAATCAAGCTTTCCCTATCATCTGGTGTCATGGTCTG TCTTGAGCTATGGTACAACACAGTGTTGATTCTACTAACAGGAAACCTGAAAAATGCCCGAGTTGCCATAGATGCTCTGTCTATCTG CATTAACATCAATGGTTGGGAAATGATGATCTCTCTTGGTTTCATGGCGGCCGCAAG TGTTCGCATCTCAAATGAGCTTGGAAGGGGGAGCTCAAAAGCTGCAAAGTTTTCAATTGTGACGACAGTGATTACATCCTTCTCTATAGGATTTGTACTATTTATATTCTTCCTCTTCTTGAGGGGACGCCTCGCATACATTTTTACAGATAGTCAAGACGTTGCTAAGGCGGTAGCAGATCTGTCTCCTCTATTGGCTTGCTCCATTCTTTTGAACAGTGTTCAACCAGTTCTCTCCG GAGTTGCTGTTGGGGCTGGCTGGCAAAGCATTGTAGCATATGTTAACATAGCAAGTTATTACCTAATAGGAATACCTATTGGAGCTGTGCTCGGTTATATCCTCCATCTTCAAGTTAAA GGTGTTTGGATTGGAATGTTGATTGGAACATTTCTTCAAACTGTTGTGCTTGTTATAATCACGTATAGAACGGATTGGGAAAAACAG